One Leishmania donovani BPK282A1 complete genome, chromosome 15 genomic window carries:
- a CDS encoding cytochrome-b5 reductase, putative has protein sequence MWSTTQQSEHLAAKCAKKPVNTFSPDSYKPFKLISSRYESHDTRRFYFALDSPDDSFYMPVASCIIAKYTDADGKDVARPYTPISSNSTKGHFELVVKKYPKGKMGNYLFSMQPGDELLVKGPFEKFAYKPNMWKHVGMIAGGTGISPMYQVIRAVLENPKDKTNISLIYANNQRRDILLANELIEMQKVYNNFNMYLTLLEVPHRWLGGIGYVNSAMVTTFMPKPGEKNTKILVCGPPPMMQAISGDKLFEPGKPPQQGQVSGLLKTLGYTEEQVFKY, from the coding sequence ATGTGGAGTACCACGCAGCAGTCGGAGCACTTAGCGGCCAAGTGTGCCAAGAAACCAGTGAACACGTTCTCCCCCGATAGCTACAAGCCATTCAAGTTGATTTCCTCTCGGTACGAGTCGCACGATACGCGCCGCTTTTACTTTGCCCTCGATAGCCCCGATGATAGCTTCTACATGCCAGTTGCTTCGTGCATTATCGCGAAGTACACCGATGCAGACGGCAAGGACGTTGCTCGGCCATACACTCCCATCTCCTCTAATAGCACCAAGGGCCACTTTGAACTCGTTGTGAAGAAGTATCCAAAAGGAAAAATGGGCAACTATCTGTTCTCCATGCAACCAGGCGACGAACTGCTCGTCAAGGGCCCCTTTGAGAAGTTTGCGTACAAGCCCAACATGTGGAAGCACGTGGGCATGAttgccggcggcaccggcatcTCTCCAATGTACCAGGTGATTCGTGCCGTGCTAGAGAATCCCAAGGACAAGACCAACATTTCTCTCATCTATGCCAACAACCAACGCCGCGACATTCTGCTTGCTAACGAGCTGATTGAGATGCAGAAGGTCTACAACAACTTCAACATGTATTTGACCCTTCTGGAGGTGCCGCACCGGTGGCTAGGCGGTATCGGCTATGTGAATAGTGCCATGGTAACCACCTTTATGCCGAAGCCGGGGGAGAAGAACACGAAGATCCTCGTATGTGGCCCCCCTCCGATGATGCAGGCCATCAGCGGCGACAAGCTATTTGAGCCTGGCAAGCCGCCTCAGCAGGGCCAGGTAAGTGGCCTGCTGAAAACGCTAGGCTACACGGAGG